The window ACTTCTACGATCAGATGCTTTTTGGTAAAAAACATTATGATGATTTTTTTATACATCACCTTTCAAAGCCTGTCTATGAACTGAAACTGCCAATCTTACCACATCGGCAGACGGTGCATTATTTAATCTTTCTTACCGAAGGTTCAATGACAAAAAAGTCCGGTATCGAGTCATACACGGTCTGTAAGAACAGTTTGTTTCTCTTGCCGAAAGGTCAGATCACAGATACTACGAAGTTCTCTTACGATATTAGTGGATATTTTGTTCATTTCAGTGAGGATTATCTGATCTCTAAAAATTTTGATTTTACAGAATGGATGAACATCCCGGTGATCGGCCTTGCTCAGGAAGAAACTGTCAATCTCGTCAATCTGCTCCAAAGGATGGAATATGTCCATAATAATGATTATAATGGAGGATTATTGAAAAGTTATCTAAATGTGGTCTTGACAGAGATTTTCTACATAAGCAAAAACGTTGCTGGAAAGAGCTTGACAACGGTTGAAAAAATAGTGCAAGACTATAAGAGATCTTTGATGGCCAATTGCACAAAAGAACGTTCGACATTTTTTTATGCGGAACAATTGCATATTACACCCAATCACCTCAACAAATGCGTTAAATCCGTGTTGAACAAATCTGCTTCAGAATTGCTTAACGAAATGATCATCCTGGAAGCTAAAGTATTAATGAGTGAAAATCAACTTAACATCAGTGAACTTGCATTTGCGATGGGATTTGAAGATCCTTCATATTTTGGAAGATTCTTTAAAAAACATACAAAATTAACACCTTCAGAATATCTATCAAGGATTGATTTGTCCTGATGATTGAATATTAAGTCCTGATATTACGGCGGTTATTTTCCCAATTTTGTCTCAGTTAAAATTAATTGCTGATTATGAAAAAGGATAAAATTATTTTTTGGACAAGTACTGCGCTAGTTTCTGCAATGATGCTTTTTAGTGCTTTCAACTATTTGACAGCACCAGAGATGAAAGTTGCTTTTGATCATTTAGGTTTCCCCGATTATTTTAGGATCGAGTTGGCAATTGCTAAATTTTTAGGCGTTTTAGTTCTTTTGCTACCATTTGTACCAAAGGGATTTAAGTTGTTTGCTTATGCTGGTTTTACGATCAATTTTATTTCTGCAGGAATTGCGCACACTGCAGTAGGAGATCCACTTCAACCTGTTATTATGTCTGTGTTATTTCTAATATTGCTGATCGTTTCGTGGATCTATTATCTGAAATTAAATACCAAGTAAAACTATATCTATATTAATTAATAGAGATATAGTTTTGAAGTTGTGGTTTTTTAATTTTCTGAATTTGAAATTGAATTGTCGCAATAACAGCTTTTTTTGTTCTTTTTTTACCTCCGGATTTAATGCAGAAATTACACCTAGAAATTTAGTTATGAAAAAAATAGCATCGATAACATTGTTGTCAATTGGATTGTCAACACAAATATTAGCCCAGCAAAAAGACACCTTGAGTACAAATAAAAGTAATGGAACTGCTCCTATACCTTTGGAAGCTTTTGCAAGCAATAAAGGCGTTTTGATGCAAATGGTGGTGACCAAACATCTTGTTCCACAAAGCAAGTTTGGAATATTTGCCTTGACAGAATACTATGGCGATTACAAGAATGACCAATCAAAAAATAAATATCTTGCGCAGACCTATCTGACTTATGATATTTTGAAAGGTATGTCGGTGGTTAGTGGTGTTGCCATCAATCAGGCAAATGGTTTTAGACCAACAGCGGGCTTGCAATATGTTCTTAAGAAAAAAGATTTTTTTGTCCTACTGCTTCCCAGAGTAGATCTAACCGAAACGAATAATATGGAAGCATTTGGCATTTTTGAATATCAACCGAAGTTTAATGAAAATTGGGGACTTTACACTCGTTTCCAGGGTCTATACAACCACAACACAAGCGCGAATCTACACGAAATAAGCTATGCACGACTTCGGGCTGGTTTATCCTACAAGAATTACCAATTTGGTCTGGGAGCTAACTTTGCGTCGTATGGTCCAGCCAAACATAAGGAAAACAGCTTTGGTATATTTGTTAGAACACAATTATTTTAAAACAAAACCGTATGAAATTATCAGAGAAAAACGCCTTTATATTGTTTGTATTATTAGTATCTATATCAATGTCAGCGGTGATGAGCTTCGGAATTATTCTCTTAAGATTGGGTTTCGTGGAAGGCTTTTTAAGGATTTGGCTGTCTGATTTTTTAGTGGGTTGTTGCCTCGCCATACCAACCTCTTTTGTTCTTGTTCCTTTATTGAAAAAGTGGACAGATAATATGTCAAGATAGCTAATTCTTAATGACGGTGATATGGCAATACTAAATTGATTAAGAGTGTAAATTATCGATTATTAACGTTTTGGGTCTTACTGAAATTTCTTTTTCACAGCTCTAAAAAACCAATACACTTTTATGGCAAGATAGCCTCCTTTGTATATACAAACTTTTCAAGTTTTATATCCAGAGACGATCTTGCTTTTTTTCAAAAAGTGGAAAAAACAGCGGAACTTGCTTTTATTCTTCTTTAATCCTCCGAAGTCTCCAAACTGACTCAAAATTATATTATCTATAATTCGATTCCATAAAGAATTATTTGATCAATAACTTATTGAATGGGTCCAATTGTAGTGACTTTATAGTTTGTTTCGATAAACCGTCTAATTTGAAACTTTGTTTTTTTTGAAGGATGTCAAAAGTTTGCAGGATTGTTCTGCCATCATTTAATATAAAACGTACTTCAAGAGGAAAATTAAAGATATCACCTGTTTGGGTCACAATAAATTGATCTCCTTCGAGCTCATTATTTAACTTTGGAATACTGCTACTCTTTATCCAGGGATCGATTGTGGGGTGAAGATTCCGCCCTGAAGCTTCACCTAATTTTCGAACAAAAAGATCAATAGTCATTGGTTCATCTGATTGTATAAAGGCTTTTAACCCCTTGTAAAAAACATCTTTTCCAAGTTGCTCCCTTAGCATATAAAATACCCAAACTCCCTTATAATATGATACACCTCCATTTGAATCATCAGCCCATAGAGATGCTTTTCCGTCAAATCCATTATTCAAATAAATAGCTTTATAATTTGCCATGAAGCGTTGCGCAGTAGTATCGTCGTAGGTATTTTCTAAAAAGCATACCTCTGCAAATGATGCCCAGCCTTCACGCAAAAAATTTGTAGCCGGTCCAATTGGCCTTGTCCATGCGTGAGCGACCTCATGTCCGAAAGGTGCCAGCGGATTTTCACCCTTGCCTTTGATCAGAAAACTCCCCTGAGAACCCGCTACGATCATATCATTGCTTCTATTCAACCAGATAGGAAAGTCCTTGGATCGGTTCTGTACAATAGATAAATAGTCCCCTTTTGGTTTACCAAACCGTTCGGAAAGAAAATCATATGTTTTCAAAAAATTATTAAACAAGCTATCCGGGACAGGCTTAAAATTATCATTGCCAAATAAATCGAGACGATAAGAGCCTTTGAGAAAACTATGTTTCTTCCATTCTTTATCATAATAAAGTGACAGGGCGAATGTGGAATAGGAAGATTTGGCCATTACCACTCTTTCACTGCCAATAACTTTATCTGTTTGCGGAAGACTTGTTGCTACCTGATATGTTGAGGGTATAGTAAGCTTTATCGAAAATTTTGCGAGATCATTACTGCTGGAAAAGTTAAAGAAAGGATGCCAATAAAACTGATCTCTAACGTGCCCAAAATTTGCATCAAAATAGCCTGAATTATCATTCTTTTTATCTTGATCAACCTTTAAACTATACGATAAGATCAATTGATCGTCTTTTTTAGTCCTGGATTTGATCCATAAAACACCACCATCGAAAATTGATGACACTTTTCTTTGATTAAGCAGAACATTTTTTATTTTGGCATTATGGTTCAACGCGAACAGTATCCCGTAAATTTCTTCAGTCCTGATGTTAATAGTGTCTGTAATAATCAGCTCTCTGCCATCTGGAATGATTTTAACAGCCATTCTTTGCTCAAGTATTTTATTCATTCTATCAATTGGAAGCTTTTGGACCATTGACCAGATACCATTCATAGGCTTAAATACATAGACACCAGAATAAGTATTGGAATAGTCAGTCTCTTCTCCGGAATTTCCAATAATAAAAGTACCTGTCAAAAGAACCAATGCGCTATCCTTATCCAACTTGAGCACCTTTGACAGACCTGGCTTTCTCTCGTACTTGCCTTTCAGCATCGCCAGGATCAATTTCTGTTGTTCTACTAATGGAAATCTGCTCTTTATCTCATCGGCTGTACCCTTTTCAAAGGTGTAATTGCATTCCTGAATTGCCGTGGACAGACTTGCTTTTCTGGATTGCGCAAATGATAATTGACCTGAAAGAATAGCAAAAGCAAACGTAACTAAAAAAAATATTTTCATAATAAATTTTGCGTAAAGTTATATTGGATTTCATAGTTACGCAAGAAAATGACGGTTCTGATCAATGTTTTATCGTTGATGTAGTTTTTCACTGTATTCTTTTAAAATATGTTTATTGTTTCTATGTAAGCGTTCTTGATATTACTTTTTAACAGTATTAAGATGTTCAAATAAAACATCTAATTGCTGATTATTAATAAGATCATCCTCGAAGGATTTCCATTCTAAACCCGAGATCGCAGCTTCTTTTGCGATCTTAACAAGAAAAGAATAATCTGTCTTACTGTTTTTACCTGCCAATGCTTTTTGAAACATTTTGTAGATTTTTTTTTCTCCAACCTTTTTTTCAAGGGCAAGTAATAACAATGGTCCATAGGTATAACGATAAACATCATCGATCTGCTCTGGTTTTGTAATTTTGGACAATGGGATGATCGTTTTCTTCTCTAGAAAAGTCTTGGCATTGTTGATGTAATCTACCGTTGCCTGCTTTCCATATTCCTTTTCCGTCGCTTTTACAGAAAGGTATTCCGGTATGGATTCCAGAAAGAACCATCTCAATGTGGAATCAGGAATCAATACGGTTCCGAAATAATAATGGGAAAGCTCGTGGGCATAAAAGGAACATTTGATGAGATGATTGAATTTTTTTGTCTTCATATCGATCTGATCATTGAACCTTCCGCCCGCAACGGCGATGCTGGGAAAGACCACAAACCCCCAGGATTTATTAGGTCCATAAGGTTCTATCGCTTTGTGCTGTATAAAAGTTATTTTCTGACCGTAAGGAATCTCCAATTTACTTTCGAGAAAACCTTTGATAGATGAGATCTGCTTGTTGAATGCTTCTGCCATATCCACAGGCATCTCTGCATTTAAGAAGTTGCTTTCAGAAAATTTCTGTACTTCGTAATCTCCGGTAAAGAGCAATAATCCGTAAGCTTTTTCACTTTTAAACCTGGCGATTGGTCCCGGCTGAGCTTCCGACCCATTGAGGAATATTGTTTTGCAATCTGTGCATTCTACCATAAGATCATAGGTCATATCAAGGAGTTCTGTATCATTTTTAGTATCATAAATGACAGGATACCACTTGCTGTAGTTCGTAGCACGCAACGTTTTTCCGTTAAGCGCGATGACTCCTTGATAATCATAAAAATTATTGCTTTCGTTGTATATTGGGAAAGCTCCTGAATAGGTAATGTTAAGTTTTTTTGGTGCATCAACATATCCTTTTCCATTGTGAAGTCTGTAACTGATATATTCATCTCCGGGAGGATTATTGTACTTAAGAACAGTTGCACTGTCTTTGAATAATTTAATGTTCATTCCGCGATTCAAATTGATACGGAATGCGGTATCCTTTATTGGAATATTCGAAAGTATAATATCAGAGGCGATCAAGCCGTCCTTCATCGATATCCGAACCTTTCCACTGATGTGTGGTGCTGATGAATTCTGAGCAAGAATGTGATTCGATGAAATGAGCATCCAAAAAATGAATGAGATCGCGATAAGAAAACAGTTTGGTTTCATAAGTTTCTTGATAGTTTTTATTAATGTTGCTTGATATGATTATATTGAAAATTTAATACTTTGCAATTGAATTTTGTGCTTCAATATAAAATCAAATACTCTGTGAAGTTATTTCTGTTTTATAAGCTGTTTTGTAAATTCCAGTTCTGTATCTTGACCATTCAAAAAGTCTATGTATTTCGGTTGTACAGGATAATCTGGCAAAACTCCGTGTCCGAAAGGAATGTTAGCGTTTTTCGTATCCAATACAAACTTCAATAATGGGATCTTGATTCTCAATTGTGAATTAGGCAGGATAAGTTCGATACTAAATCCGCTTGTGTTGCCATAAAAACCTCCACCACATTCCTCTCCGATGAAAGTTGCCTTTCTATGTTCTTTTATCAGACTGGCAAACTCAGAACCTCCAGAATAGGTATTGCCACCGATCAATACATAAAGATTACCTTTGAACGAGTTTTTTTTTGGCTTTTCGGGAAGTAAAATGTTAGGTTTTCTCAGTATCCTTCCATCAGTATCTAAAAAGTGCTCTTCTTTCAAACTATTTTCCAATGCCGTTTGTTTCTCTAAGCTACTTTTATTCGAATATTTTAAAAAGCTATATGAAAATGCGGATGCCTGAACATATTTGTATTTTGTATATGGTCTATCTGTCAGATAGGCAAAAGCATAGTCTTCAAATCCTTCATCTCCACCGCCATTATTTCTAAGGTCAATAATTACATTTTGTACCTTATTTGATAGAATTGCGTTAAAGTATTCATCTGTTGTTTTATGAAAATCCGTGTATTTGTCAGACCTGAAAGTATTGTAAGTAAGTATGGCGGTATTGTTTTGATCGCTAAAGGTTAAAGATGAAGGAATGCTCTTTTTATCAAAAAGAAGTGATGAAATATCGTCCCAACTTTTTGACATCCAACTGCTGCTTTTAGATGCAATAGAGTAGCTTTTGGTCTGATCGGTCGAAGGATCTGTTAGTTCGACCGTATAAATATTGGTCTGCTCATAAACATCATTATAGTAGTAAGAAAAATCTTGACCGTCCAATGTTTTAAATTTCTTAGTCAAAATAAATCCGTCAGACGAAATGGTCGGGAATATCTTTTCAAGTATTTCTTCAAAAGGGTGTCCGTTCACTTTTGAAAGTACAAGTCCTTTTGTTTCGACTGTGTCTGTGTTATTGATCACGTAAGGTTTGTTGTCAAAAAACTTTATAAACAAAGGCAGATATTTACCTTTTTTATCAAAGTAATCGTCCAGTTCATTTGAATAGGAAATTTTGCAATGTCCTTCTTTCGTTGCAGAGACAATGGGTGCAAGTATCCTATAAAGATCCAATCCATTGAGACCGTCAGTTATCTTTGTCCTTTGATCACTGCATATCCTATCGTAATCTGGTACTGTCGTATACCAGTACAATCCTGTATGAGCTTCTTTTAAACTATTGACAGCCAAGTCAAAATCTTTGATCAGATCTGCTTTTGTAAACTTTTTAAGTTCAACATTGTTTTGTGCCTGAATAGTAAATGATAATAGCAATAGAAGCGAAAATATATATTTTTTCATTATAATGGTAGTATGTTTAAGTCAGAATGTTGTTAAATCAACAAGGAAGCAAGTTGCTATTCAGCAATTTTCTATTATTGTCCTTTATTTGATAGCAAAGAAATGAAATTGGTGTCAAAAAAAATTGTAAAAATGGATGTTTGAATGAAAAACCAGATATTTTCTTTATCCGTATCCAGACTTTTAAAAAATCCCGTTGGTTTTCATTTAAAAATATGTTCATTATTTTTAAGAAACTGGTTTTCAATGTGAAAATAACTTTTTTATGATCGAATGACAATATGTGTGTTTCACTAAAATGTCGCTTTATATAGATCCAGAAAAGAAGGTACTGATAAGTTTAGGAAATCCACTAAAAAATGAGATAAGATAACCCATCTCAAACTGTTTGTTTTTTTATAAGTAATTGCCCAGACCATTCCCATTACGAAAGTTGACAGCAATACTTCATAACCACGGAATAATTCTGAATGGATCCCGAATACCAGATGATTTAATGAGAAAAGGATACTGCTGAAAAGTATAGAGAAAAGACCATTCCATTTCTTGGTGTGATCTGTCAAAAGTCCCCGCCAGTAGAATTCTTCCATCCAGGGGTTGATCAATGCTATTAATATCCAGGGCATCCAAATGGTCGAGTCCGTTAGGAGGTGGCTGAATTTTATAAATAGGGGTAGAGGAAGTATTCCTATAATGATTGTTGCCACGGTCCCAGCCCCAATTTTTATTTGTTTTTTTGAGCCATCTTTTGATGGGATATGTTCCTCCATATTTTAATATTAAAAACATAAACATACACCATTCAGTAAGAATGATGGGAATAAAGACCCACTTGCCGATGAGAGAACCGAAAACTAAAGATATAATTATGTTGATGGCAATAATGAGAAAAGGGGAGAGAATGACAAATTTAGAATGGTGTGAAAAATTTGGAGATTGTTGTTGATCGATCATTTTTTTCGACAAATGTATTGTGCAGAAAAGTATTTTGCGTCCGATATTATAGATCGGGACTACAAGATCAGGATTTATAATTTTTAAATTGAGAAGGGGTCATCCCGGTTTCCTCTTTAAAGATTTTATTGAAGGTTGATTTGGAATTGAACCCGGATTCAAATGCAATACCCAAAATCGAGTAGTGGTCGAATTCAATATTTTTTAATTTTTGCTTTACTTCTTCCACGCGGTATGAGTTGATAAACTTGTAAAAAGTGGTATTCAGATTCTGATTGATCACCTGTGACAATTGATTGGTAGAAACATTTAATAATGATGACAATTTTATAAGGCTCAACTCCTCATCCAAATATGGTTTTTCAATGCGCATATAATCCAATAATCTTTCACTTAATATTTTTGATCTCTCATCTACTGGAATAACTTCGTCTTTCTTTTTCCTGCTGTCTTTAATTCCGGTATTCTGATTATAAATGATACTTTGTCGCAAACTGAAAAATACAATACACAATAGATAAAAACCCTGAATAGAACCTATGATTTTTGAAGTGCTGTTTAGGGGGAAGTAATTCCATCTTGTCGAAAGAGATAAAGTACCAACGATGATAATGAAAAGAACAATAAGAGATAGGAGTATATATTTTAACCAGTTTAGATTTATTCTTTCAAGCGTGGAGTAGAAGTCAGGTAACATTTCCTTATGTTTTTTCAATGCACGAAAGCAAAATGCGATGTAAATCACAGGGATTACCGCCATCGGTATTGTCAGAAGATTTAATAGGGATTCATTTTTATCTGTAAAATAAGGCAGATTGTTCTTGAAAATAATTTCCTGATAAAATACTGAGATGACCAGGAAAACCAAATTTTACAAAAAGTAAAATGTAGCGTGTTTCACGATGTACTTTATTTTAAATTCCAGGTTAAAAGTTAATCCAACGGTTTACAAATAAAGAATAGTGTTGCTTACTGTAGGTAATGTGAAAAAAAAGAATTGAAGGTTTTGAGGAATTATGTCGGAATATAAACAATACAATAGGTTTGCCGCTGTGAGCAGCAACCATAATACTAAGTATTGATCAGAACTTTTCTTATCTTTTTTTGATAGAATAAGCAACACACCTAGAATGGCTGTTACAATATCGGAAAATATAAAATTTTCTAATAGCAAATTTGACATTCGAAAATTTAATCATTTTTGACAATATCTACCAAATCCGTACTCTGCTTTCCGGTTTAAGATAAAGTTCATCATCTTTTTTGATGTTGAAAGCTTTATACCACGCATCAATATTTCTTACAACACCATTTACACGGTATAGGGCGGGTGCGTGGTAATCTTTTTCAGCACTTAGCCGGTAGGCTTCGGGTGTATAAAGGCTTCTGTTTGCCTGTGCAAAAGACAAAAAGTATCTTTGATCAGGTGTGAAGCCATCTAGGTTTTTCTTTTCATCAGGATGATCTTTAAGATACAGCTGATAGGCTGCATGAGCCACAACAACTCCCGTCAGGTCACCTATATTTTCTCCCAACGTTTGCTTTCCATTCAAATGAATGCCATCCAAAGGTGAATAGCTGTTGTATTGTTCTATAAGGAGTTGGGTTCGACCCTCAAATTGTTTTCTTGTCTCCGGTGTCCACCAATCTCTCATCACACCATTGCCGTCAAACTGAGATCCCTGATCATCGAAACAATGCCCTAGCTCGTGTCCTATGATGGCACCTATTGCACCAAAATTAACCGCTTTATCCGCATATGGGTCAAAGAAAATGGGCTGAAGAATACCGGCGGGGAACTCTATCGAATTGTATAATTTGCTACTTGTGGCATCGACGGTCTGAGGCATTTGATACCATTCCTTGCTGGTAAATTTTTTGTCAAGAAGTGATCTTTCATGATCCCAGTTGATTTTTGCGATCATTTGTTCATTGGCAATCGGATTTTTTGAATCGAATTTTAATGATGAATAGTCGCGCCAAATTTCCGGATATCCAATCCTGACCGTTACCGCATTCAGTTTATCAATGGCTTCCTTTCTGCTTTGGTCATCCAGCCAATCCAGTTTTTCAAGCCTTTCCAGGAATGCCCTACGAATATATCCAACAAGATCCTCCATGCTTTTGAGATGGGATTCAGGGAAGTATTTTTCAACGTAAAGTTTTCCAACCAGCTGTCCCAATCGACTGTTGACATATTGAATTGATTTTTGCTCTCTGGGAACATCTGCTTGAATGCCACTCAACTGGGTTCCGTAAAAATTAAAATGATTTTGTCTGAAATCTTTTGATAAAATGGTAGAATGGTTGACGATCCAATGAAACGCTAGATAGGATGACCAGACATCTGTCGGTGTCTCGGCAAATAGCTTAGCTTTTGCCTTCATCGCCGTATCTGCCTGCAAGATCACTTGATCTACATTCTCGACTTGCCTTTCCTTCAGGAAAACTTTCCAGGGGAAACCTGGTGCATAAGTATTTAGATCTACAGTATTGATCACGTGGGAGTTGATCTTGCTGTCACGCATCTGAGCAGGGGTCCACTGTAAAGCGGCTAATTTGGTTTCAATGTTCAGTATGTCATCGGCACGTCGATCAGCATTTTTTATGCCTGCTAGATTTAATGTACGAATGATGTATTCTCGGTAAGCTTTTCGGTGCTTGATGTTGGCAGCATCGTCCTTTGTATAATACTCAGGAGCGGGTAATCCAATGCCGCTCTCGTTTAATGAAACTAAAAATTTACTTCTGTCTTTGAGGTCGGGCCCGGTATGGATAGCGATGATCGAGAAAGATTTTGGATCAGCCATCCATTTTGCGACTTCTTCATAACTACGAATAGCGAGAATGTTTTCAAGATCGTTCTCAATGGGCCTAATACCTAGTTTGTCCATATGGTCCGTATCTAAATATCCCAAGTAGACCGAGCTGATCTGTTTCAAAGATTGATTTGGAGAGTGACCTGTTTTATCTCCATCACGGATCATCTCGTTGATTCTTAGATTGATCTTATCTTTAGCTTCACTAAAGCTGTTAAATCCCGAAGACCCTGGTGGAATTTTTACTGACTTTAACCAACCTTCATTGACATAGGTATAAAAATCTTGGCCAGGTTTCACAGTATTACTGATGAACTGTGTTTGCACACCCCAATTTCCAGACGTTGCCTTTCCTTTATTGAATTCGTTCTCCTGACCTTT is drawn from Chryseobacterium muglaense and contains these coding sequences:
- a CDS encoding M13 family metallopeptidase, producing MNQPISIPNASILFHKINLVFIEISKIRVAILLFALIFGVFHIKGQENEFNKGKATSGNWGVQTQFISNTVKPGQDFYTYVNEGWLKSVKIPPGSSGFNSFSEAKDKINLRINEMIRDGDKTGHSPNQSLKQISSVYLGYLDTDHMDKLGIRPIENDLENILAIRSYEEVAKWMADPKSFSIIAIHTGPDLKDRSKFLVSLNESGIGLPAPEYYTKDDAANIKHRKAYREYIIRTLNLAGIKNADRRADDILNIETKLAALQWTPAQMRDSKINSHVINTVDLNTYAPGFPWKVFLKERQVENVDQVILQADTAMKAKAKLFAETPTDVWSSYLAFHWIVNHSTILSKDFRQNHFNFYGTQLSGIQADVPREQKSIQYVNSRLGQLVGKLYVEKYFPESHLKSMEDLVGYIRRAFLERLEKLDWLDDQSRKEAIDKLNAVTVRIGYPEIWRDYSSLKFDSKNPIANEQMIAKINWDHERSLLDKKFTSKEWYQMPQTVDATSSKLYNSIEFPAGILQPIFFDPYADKAVNFGAIGAIIGHELGHCFDDQGSQFDGNGVMRDWWTPETRKQFEGRTQLLIEQYNSYSPLDGIHLNGKQTLGENIGDLTGVVVAHAAYQLYLKDHPDEKKNLDGFTPDQRYFLSFAQANRSLYTPEAYRLSAEKDYHAPALYRVNGVVRNIDAWYKAFNIKKDDELYLKPESRVRIW
- a CDS encoding CPBP family intramembrane glutamic endopeptidase — translated: MEEHIPSKDGSKKQIKIGAGTVATIIIGILPLPLFIKFSHLLTDSTIWMPWILIALINPWMEEFYWRGLLTDHTKKWNGLFSILFSSILFSLNHLVFGIHSELFRGYEVLLSTFVMGMVWAITYKKTNSLRWVILSHFLVDFLNLSVPSFLDLYKATF
- a CDS encoding M1 aminopeptidase family protein, whose protein sequence is MKPNCFLIAISFIFWMLISSNHILAQNSSAPHISGKVRISMKDGLIASDIILSNIPIKDTAFRINLNRGMNIKLFKDSATVLKYNNPPGDEYISYRLHNGKGYVDAPKKLNITYSGAFPIYNESNNFYDYQGVIALNGKTLRATNYSKWYPVIYDTKNDTELLDMTYDLMVECTDCKTIFLNGSEAQPGPIARFKSEKAYGLLLFTGDYEVQKFSESNFLNAEMPVDMAEAFNKQISSIKGFLESKLEIPYGQKITFIQHKAIEPYGPNKSWGFVVFPSIAVAGGRFNDQIDMKTKKFNHLIKCSFYAHELSHYYFGTVLIPDSTLRWFFLESIPEYLSVKATEKEYGKQATVDYINNAKTFLEKKTIIPLSKITKPEQIDDVYRYTYGPLLLLALEKKVGEKKIYKMFQKALAGKNSKTDYSFLVKIAKEAAISGLEWKSFEDDLINNQQLDVLFEHLNTVKK
- a CDS encoding helix-turn-helix domain-containing protein, with the protein product MVFLVISVFYQEIIFKNNLPYFTDKNESLLNLLTIPMAVIPVIYIAFCFRALKKHKEMLPDFYSTLERINLNWLKYILLSLIVLFIIIVGTLSLSTRWNYFPLNSTSKIIGSIQGFYLLCIVFFSLRQSIIYNQNTGIKDSRKKKDEVIPVDERSKILSERLLDYMRIEKPYLDEELSLIKLSSLLNVSTNQLSQVINQNLNTTFYKFINSYRVEEVKQKLKNIEFDHYSILGIAFESGFNSKSTFNKIFKEETGMTPSQFKNYKS
- a CDS encoding DUF2798 domain-containing protein, yielding MKLSEKNAFILFVLLVSISMSAVMSFGIILLRLGFVEGFLRIWLSDFLVGCCLAIPTSFVLVPLLKKWTDNMSR
- a CDS encoding M1 family aminopeptidase; the encoded protein is MKIFFLVTFAFAILSGQLSFAQSRKASLSTAIQECNYTFEKGTADEIKSRFPLVEQQKLILAMLKGKYERKPGLSKVLKLDKDSALVLLTGTFIIGNSGEETDYSNTYSGVYVFKPMNGIWSMVQKLPIDRMNKILEQRMAVKIIPDGRELIITDTINIRTEEIYGILFALNHNAKIKNVLLNQRKVSSIFDGGVLWIKSRTKKDDQLILSYSLKVDQDKKNDNSGYFDANFGHVRDQFYWHPFFNFSSSNDLAKFSIKLTIPSTYQVATSLPQTDKVIGSERVVMAKSSYSTFALSLYYDKEWKKHSFLKGSYRLDLFGNDNFKPVPDSLFNNFLKTYDFLSERFGKPKGDYLSIVQNRSKDFPIWLNRSNDMIVAGSQGSFLIKGKGENPLAPFGHEVAHAWTRPIGPATNFLREGWASFAEVCFLENTYDDTTAQRFMANYKAIYLNNGFDGKASLWADDSNGGVSYYKGVWVFYMLREQLGKDVFYKGLKAFIQSDEPMTIDLFVRKLGEASGRNLHPTIDPWIKSSSIPKLNNELEGDQFIVTQTGDIFNFPLEVRFILNDGRTILQTFDILQKKQSFKLDGLSKQTIKSLQLDPFNKLLIK
- a CDS encoding DoxX family protein; protein product: MKKDKIIFWTSTALVSAMMLFSAFNYLTAPEMKVAFDHLGFPDYFRIELAIAKFLGVLVLLLPFVPKGFKLFAYAGFTINFISAGIAHTAVGDPLQPVIMSVLFLILLIVSWIYYLKLNTK
- a CDS encoding S41 family peptidase, yielding MKKYIFSLLLLLSFTIQAQNNVELKKFTKADLIKDFDLAVNSLKEAHTGLYWYTTVPDYDRICSDQRTKITDGLNGLDLYRILAPIVSATKEGHCKISYSNELDDYFDKKGKYLPLFIKFFDNKPYVINNTDTVETKGLVLSKVNGHPFEEILEKIFPTISSDGFILTKKFKTLDGQDFSYYYNDVYEQTNIYTVELTDPSTDQTKSYSIASKSSSWMSKSWDDISSLLFDKKSIPSSLTFSDQNNTAILTYNTFRSDKYTDFHKTTDEYFNAILSNKVQNVIIDLRNNGGGDEGFEDYAFAYLTDRPYTKYKYVQASAFSYSFLKYSNKSSLEKQTALENSLKEEHFLDTDGRILRKPNILLPEKPKKNSFKGNLYVLIGGNTYSGGSEFASLIKEHRKATFIGEECGGGFYGNTSGFSIELILPNSQLRIKIPLLKFVLDTKNANIPFGHGVLPDYPVQPKYIDFLNGQDTELEFTKQLIKQK
- a CDS encoding helix-turn-helix domain-containing protein, with product MKLIPTIEPSTFKKSMMYFYDQMLFGKKHYDDFFIHHLSKPVYELKLPILPHRQTVHYLIFLTEGSMTKKSGIESYTVCKNSLFLLPKGQITDTTKFSYDISGYFVHFSEDYLISKNFDFTEWMNIPVIGLAQEETVNLVNLLQRMEYVHNNDYNGGLLKSYLNVVLTEIFYISKNVAGKSLTTVEKIVQDYKRSLMANCTKERSTFFYAEQLHITPNHLNKCVKSVLNKSASELLNEMIILEAKVLMSENQLNISELAFAMGFEDPSYFGRFFKKHTKLTPSEYLSRIDLS